The following proteins come from a genomic window of Girardinichthys multiradiatus isolate DD_20200921_A chromosome 8, DD_fGirMul_XY1, whole genome shotgun sequence:
- the hmgcs1 gene encoding hydroxymethylglutaryl-CoA synthase, cytoplasmic, translating to MPGSASSSCLGPWPKDVGVIAMELYFPSQYVDQAELEQFDGVAAGKYTLGLGQARMGFCSDREDINSLCLTVVQRLMERNGLSYDCIGRLEVGTETIIDKSKSVKTVLMQLFEDSGNTDVEGIDTTNACYGGTAALFNAVNWVESSSWDGRYALVVAGDIAVYATGSARPTGGAGAVAMLIGHNAPLAFERGLRGTHMQHAYDFYKPDMVSEYPVVDGKLSIECYLSALDRCYSVYRNKIHAQWQREGSDKRFSLDDFGFLVFHSPYCKLVQKSLARLMLNDFLNHPSPDTETGHFAGLDAFRDVKPEETYFDRDVEKAFMKASAELFKTKTKPSLLISSQNGNMYTPSVYGCLASLIAEHTASQLAGQRIGVFSYGSGFAATLYSLRVTQDHTPGSGLDKLVSSLSDLGVRLDSRTKVPPSVFSESMKLREETHHLASYVPRSSVDDLFPGTWYLTRVDDKHRREYARRPLDDDLPSEPELVRSTTASEHILSPVKKMPRIPAVAAGPEATNSK from the exons ATGCCGGGATCAGCCTCCAGTAGCTGCTTGGGACCGTGGCCCAAAGATGTGGGGGTCATTGCCATGGAACTTTACTTCCCATCCCAGTATGTAGATCAGGCTGAGCTCGAGCAGTTTGATGGTGTGGCAGCTGGGAAGTACACTTTAGGACTGGGACAAGCTCGGATGGGTTTCTGCTCAGACCGTGAGGACATCAACTCTCTGTGCCTGACTGTAGTCCAGAGGCTGATGGAAAGGAATGGCCTGTCCTATGACTGCATTGGCCGTCTGGAGGTTGGCACGGAGACCATCATCGACAAGTCAAAATCCGTCAAGACGGTCCTCATGCAGCTGTTTGAGGACTCTGGCAATACAGATGTGGAGGGGATTGACACCACAAACGCTTGTTATGGTGGTACAGCTGCACTCTTCAATGCTGTGAACTGGGTGGAATCCAGTTCATGGGATG GACGTTATGCTCTGGTTGTTGCAGGGGACATCGCTGTCTATGCCACTGGAAGTGCTCGGCCTACAGGGGGCGCTGGGGCAGTGGCCATGCTCATTGGGCACAATGCACCTTTAGCCTTTGAAAGAG GTCTACGGGGAACACACATGCAGCATGCGTATGACTTTTACAAGCCAGACATGGTGTCAGAGTACCCTGTGGTGGACGGCAAGCTGTCCATCGAATGCTACCTGAGTGCCTTGGACCGCTGCTACTCTGTGTATCGCAATAAAATCCATGCACAGTGGCAAAGAG AGGGTTCAGACAAGCGCTTCAGCCTGGACGACTTTGGGTTTTTAGTCTTCCACTCTCCCTACTGCAAGCTGGTCCAGAAGTCGTTGGCTCGACTGATGCTGAATGACTTTCTGAACCACCCCAGCCCTGACACGGAAACAGGACATTTTGCAGGACTGGACGCCTTCAG AGATGTGAAGCCAGAGGAGACGTACTTCGACAGAGATGTGGAAAAGGCCTTCATGAAGGCCAGTGCAGAGCTGTTTAAAACGAAGACCAAGCCATCGTTGCTGATCTCCAGTCAGAATGGAAACATGTACACGCCCTCTGTGTATGGCTGCCTGGCATCGCTTATAGCAGA aCACACAGCATCACAGCTAGCAGGGCAGAGGATCGGAGTGTTCTCCTACGGTTCAGGGTTTGCTGCAACTCTATATTCTCTCAGAGTCACACAGGACCATACCCCTG GATCTGGATTGGACAAACTTGTCTCCAGCCTGAGTGACCTGGGGGTCAGACTGGACTCCAGAACAAAAGTGCCACCATCAGTCTTTTCTGAAAGTATGAAGCTGAGAGAGGAGACTCACCACTTAG CCAGCTATGTCCCTCGGAGCTCAGTGGACGATCTGTTCCCAGGGACATGGTACTTGACACGAGTCGATGACAAACACCGCAGGGAATACGCCCGCAGACCACTGGACGATGACCTGCCCTCAGAACCAGAGCTGGTTCGCTCCACTACAGCCTCTGAG CACATCCTCAGTCCAGTCAAGAAAATGCCTCGCATCCCTGCAGTCGCAGCTGGCCCAGAGGCAACCAACAGCAAGTAA